In the genome of Paenibacillus sp. GP183, the window GAACTGCTGGCCAGCTTCTTCGACAATCTTCTCCACAATGTTTTCGCAGACTTGGCGCTCCTGAAGATTCTGCGGCAAATAGACCATGCCTACGCCATATTGTCCTGCAGCAGGCAGCTTGATGCCGTCCTTACTGCTCACCGATTGAAAATATCGATCAGGGATCTGCATTAAAATGCCAGCGCCATCTCCTGTATTGCTTTCACTGCCCTGACCGCCGCGATGATCTAAATTGCAAAGCACGCGAAGTGCTTGCTTGACAATTTCATGTGACTTGACGCCTTTGATATTGGCCACAAACCCAATACCGCAAGCATCATGCTCAAATTGGGGATCATAGAGCCCTTGTTTGGGGGGCAATCCGCTTCTTCTCATGGTGTATCCTCTCTATCCTAATAAATTTTGTCAATGCTTTGTCCGATGTATGCTTTAAAGCGTTAAAACCTTTATGTTATAAATCCACCTATTTCCATCGAAAAAAAGGAAATCTATGTCTTCATATTTTTTATATTATATTAACACTTGAAGTACCATAGATCAATTTAAAAAAATTAGAAAATTTACTTATTGACGCTAGGCTTCTCATAGGAAGGCCTGCGTTCATCTATGACCTCGTTCACATCAAATAAAGGCAGCAATCTTTTCTTTTGATCGTGAAAAGCTATCCCGTCGATATGGCGTCGGTCCATCCTTACACTGTCCGTGCTTACCATGAGATAGGGCGCCGGCCCCACAGAACAGAACATGCGGAATCCCGAATCTAGCAGGAATGTATATTTCGGATCTCCCGGCAAAACTTTGCTGCCAAAGGGAAATATATAAATATTGGTTGGACCTATGAGGGGCTCAACTTCTTTAATCCAGCGCGACGTGTCTTTGGAAAAGCGATCGAAGGTTACTTTTGCCGCATCCAGATGCCCGTAACCATGTGAAGCAAAGGTCCATCCGGTATCTTTTAATTGTTGAATAACAGGTAAAACCGCTGCTTTATTTTTCTCAAAATCAGGCGAATTGAGTTGGTCCGTTCTGTATCCCAATATCCCCTCATACCCAGTCAGGGCGATAGTACCCTTGGCTCCATCCACCGAAAAATCAGGATGCAGCTTCACAAAATCGTCGAGGATCGGAATGATTTCATTATCGCGTGAAACGGACTCTTCACCTTGGGGCGTTACTGAGTAAGCAGCTATTTCCCCCTGTTTATCGAGGACAAGCCGAAATACATTTCCGTTTTCACGCATATACGTATAGTAGTTTAAATCATCAATGGAGAGAACGAGCGGCTTTTTGCCAGGAGGAAGCTTTAAAGATTTGGATTTGATCTCCGTTTTGCCTGCATTTTGCTTTTCCTCATATAGGGAACGGATATCAATCAGCACATACTGCTTGGCGTATAGAGAGTCCAGAATTTTTTTGAATTCTTTTACGGTAACAAACCAGTCGTCATATCCCTTGGACAGCGAATCCCCGTCAAAAGCAAGCTCTGGATAAGCGATCAATGGATGAAAAAAAATATGTTCAATCTGGCCTTCATAGGCAACCGTGGGGATTTGCGCCGGCGGCTCCACTTTCAATTCATTGCCTGGTTCAGAAGCGAGTTTGGAATTATGTTCTGTAAGCAAATCTGGCGGGATGCTCGATGGCGTTACAGACGGCGTTGGTTTTCCTGAATGGCTGTTATGAGCTGTGAACCACATGAATGAAGAGATTCCTAATGCAAGTAAACCCAACGTAAACCCGACCATTATTTTCCCGGAAAAAAATTTCATAAAACTTGCCTCCCCCAATATTATCCATTTATATAGACGCAGGGGTCCCAAGACCGGTTCACTCCCGTTATAGCAAATATTTGCGATTTCATGTTATGATTACGTAAACAACAAGTTTAACAGCTAGAATCCGCGAGCTAGGAGGAACCTAGTTTGAGCCTTGAACATACCTTTACTTCGGGCCGTATTTGGGAGCCGCTCTATCAGTGGGAGAAGCATCCTCTTCCCGTAGAGGTCGAGCTCTTTCAATCGGCGCCGGTTCGACGTTTGAAATTTTTATTTCATTTCGGGGCGTCCGCTCTGTTCTCGCCGATTGTTCATTCACGGTTGGAGCATACTATTGGAGTCTGGTCGCTGATGGTTCACTTTTTTCCAGATAAGCCGCTGCTGAGAATAGCCGCACTGCTGCATGATATCGGCCATTTGCCCTTCTCGCACGCTGTGGAGAAAACGCTCGGCTTCGATCATCACATGAATACGGCTGAGCTGATCGAAAGCAGCTGTATTGCAAATATATTGATCAAACACGGTGTGTCTCCTGCCTCCATCATTTCGATCCTGAATGAAGACAGTCCGTTATCCACCCAAACGCCCTTGCTCGGACTGGATCATCTGGACAGCTTTCTGCGAGATACTTTCGCTGCGGGCCAATATTTGATACTTCCTTCGGAGCTTGTCAGAAAGCTTAGCTTTCGAGGTGACTTTTTGGAGGCGGAGCTTGATGCAGTCATTCCTTTGGTCACGGCAATCGTGAATGATCATCATATGTTTCTCCAGCCGAAGTTTCTTGCGATGGACGCTCTGCTTGCCAAAGCCGTCGTTCATCACTGCGAGGCTCATCCCGGCGCGAGACTGCTGCTTCCCGGACTTGTGGACCGTGAACTGATTCAAGAGCTGCAGCAAAGCAGTGATGCTATTGCAAGGGACGTCATTCAAGTGCTGCAATATGAACCTCACCGGATATTGATCAGTGATGAGCCCGCTAGGGGAAGCATTCAGGTAAAGATCTGCAAGCTGTACAAAAAAGAGCCTCTTGTCGATGGATTGCCCGCTTCCGAAGTCATACCTGAAGCAGCCGACAAGCTTGCAGAGCTCAATCATCTTGCCGCCTCTTATTTTTTCACTTATTCATAACTCAAGCAGCATCTACAGATAGAGAGGAATGTCACAGCTTTGGCTAAACTTTATTTTCGTTATGGCACGATGAACAGCGGCAAATCGATTGAGGTGCTTCGAGTAGCCCACAATTATGAAGAACAGGGCAAAAAAGTTCTGCTTTTCACCCCATCCATCGATGACCGCTTTGGCATGGGAATGGTCAAATCCAGAATCGGCATGCAAAAAGAAGCGATCGTGGTCGATGAACATCTCGATATGAGAGTTGTGGCTGCTGCAGAGAGACCGAACTGCGTTTTGGTCGATGAAGCTCAATTTCTTCAACCCTACCAAGTTAAACAATTGATCGATATCGTGGATGACCTCAACATTCCAGTGATGGCCTATGGACTCAGGGCTGACTTTCTGGGCCAGCTGTTTCCGGGCAGCAGTCAATTGCTTGCCGTTGCCGATACGATTGAGGAAATTAAAACAGTATGCTGGTACTGCGACAAGAAAGCGATTATGAATATGCGCTGCAAAGACGGCAAGCCCATTTTTCACGGGGAACAGATTCATATTGGCGGCAATGAAAGCTACATTCCTGTTTGTCGCAAATGCTATGCCTCCAAAAAAAAAATCTTCCTAGAAACTTTGAAGGGGTTATCGCTCTAAAATCGCCCCAAGGAAAGGTGAGTTTCTTGCGTAAAAAACGAATTTTGCTTTTGTCTGAAGGATTTGGCAAAGGACACACTCAAGCTGCATACGCGCTTTCAGTAAGTATTCGGCAGAGCTCAACTGAGGTCATAACCCGAGTGATGGAGCTCGGCGCTTTTTTACATCCTACGATTGCACCCTGGATTTTTTCGGCCTACCGCCGGACCGTGACTTCACAGCCCCGGCTTTACGGCATGTTTTACCGCCGTCAGTATAAAAAATCGTTAAATCGCGTTGCGGGGCTTGCCTTACATCGTATTTTCTATAACCAGACCAAAGCAATCATCGCCCAATTGAAGCCTGACATTATCGTCTGTACGCATCCTTTTCCCAATATTATCGTCTCCCGTCTCAAACGAGCCGGTCTTTCCACTCCTTTGTTCACGCTCATCACGGATTATGACGCTCATGGAACGTGGGTCGATTCCCAAGTAGATAAATATTTGGTTTCCACCGATGCCGTGAGAAAAAAGCTGCTCGATCGTGGAGTCCCGGGATCACATATAGATGTAACGGGAATCCCCGTTCATCCCAACTTCCGCATGGAGCACAGCAAGGAACCGATTTTGCGGCAATTCGGGCTGAGGACATGCCAACGGTCATGATTATGGGGGGCGGCTGGGGTGTTTTCAGCAAGGAAGAAAAAGAACGGCTAGTGACCTACGTCTCCAACTGGCGCGACTCCATCCAGTTCCTTTTTTGCCTTGGCACCAATGAAAAGGCGAAGCAGCAGCTGCTTGAGGATAAAACCTTTCAGCATCCGAATATCCATCTGATCGGCTATACCAATGAAATCAGCAAGATTATGGATGTATCCGATCTGCTGATTACGAAGCCCGGCGGCATGACCTGTACGGAAGCGATGGCCAAAGGTATTCCGATGTTGTTCTTCAATGCCATTCCCGGTCAAGAGGAAGAGAATTGGCACTACTTCGAGGAACAGGGATACGGACAAATGATCACCTCTCCGGAGATGGTTAACCACTGGTTCCGATTGCTGCTTGAACAGTATCCGTCCATGGTTCAGCGCCGATACAATATTCGCAATCGATTGCAATTTCAAGATCAGGACAGCGTTCAAGCGATTATGCAATACTTGAAGCTATCCGCAAATCGGACTTACATAGAAGAATCGACCCAAGCACCGCTCATTCAATGGTACTGACCATGGATGAGGTGGTGCTTTTTTTGTTGATCAGAGCGAATCCTGCAAAGAAGCAGTCCTAAAAATGTGGCATGCACCTCGCCTTTGAAGAATACAATCGAAATAAGGAGGTTTTTAAACAATAAGATTTTTTTACGGAAAAGTAGGTGATCGATTGAAGTTGATCTGGGGGAAGAAAGCATTCACCTTAATGATCATTCCTGGCGCGAACCGTCGTACCGTAAGAATCAAGCTTCCGCAGAGCAGCCTTTATCTCGTGCCCGGCCTGATGCTGCTCGTTCTGGGCGGGTTCTGTTTTACGATTTATTGGCAAAATGTTCAATCCATTCAAACCAAAAACTCCCTGCAGCAAGCCTATAGCGGACAAGAGCAAAAACTCACAAGTCAAATTGCGGATCAAAACAAGGAGCTGGTGGAGCTTCAAGCGAATCTGATCGAGATGTCCCATCAAACAGAGGCATTTCAGGCCAAGCTTGAGGAAATTAAACAACTCAGGAACGTCGCAGAACTGATGACCTCTTCAGAGTCTGCCCATAAGGAAAAAAGCCAGCATGTCGGCGGGACAACCTCCCCCGTTACCCCCGAAAATGCTGCAGCCCTGGCAACAGGCACCAAGCAAGGGCTCACGCTGTTGGTACATGATATGAACGATATCGTTACAAGTTTAAAAGAATCGGAAAAACAGATTGTGGAGGCGCAGCATCTGAAAAGCATAACCCCTACGATCTGGCCGATAGCTTCACGCACTATTACCTCGGGCTTTGGGATTCGCAGCGATCCCTTCACGCAGAAACCCAGCATGCATACCGGTCTGGATATCGACGGCGAGCTGAACGATCCAGTTTATGCGACAGCTGAAGGCACAGTGCTCCTGTCCACTTGGGATACCGATCACGGCAACCATATCGTTATCGATCATACCCGAGGGATTAAAACGGAGTATCTTCATTTGAACAAAATGCTGGTCAGCCGTGGAGCGAAGGTGGTTAAAGGCCAATTAATCGGGCTTGTCGGCTCTACCGGCCGCAGTACAGGCACTCACTTGCACTATGAGGTCCGTGTCAACGATGTACCCGTAAATCCGCGGCCCTATCTTCTTAGTGATAGAAAGGATGAACCCTAATGCTTGGAAACAAGAATAAAACGAATCCCAAAACAACCGACACACTGATCGGGGGATGCACCATCTGCGAAGGGAAGGTTATCTCGGAAGCGAGCCTTCGCATCGAAGGCCAGATGAACGGAGATATTGAGTGCGCCGGAGATATCACCATCGGCGAAAATGCCGTGGTTCAATCCAGCATTCACGCGCGTGATGTTATTTTGGCAGGCAAGGTGAATGGCAACATCCATACCAAGGGCAAGCTTACCGTATTGAGTACCGGTGTCCTGATCGGCAACATCGATGTGCGCTCCTTTGTTATTCAGGAGGGCGGGATTTTTCAAGGAAGCAGCATGATGAACCTGACTGCTCATGGGGCTGACCTGGCGGGCAGCGGCAAAGTCGTCGATGCCATTGCCCATAAGCAGAAAAATGAGAAGTCGGCGGCTGCAGCAGGCGGGTAACTAATTCGATAAAGGAACACAAATATAAACAAATGGAGCTGCCTCTAAGGTCTACAAGACCTTTGAGGCAGTTCCATTTTTGCATGGGACGATTATAAGGGTTTAAAACAAAAGCTTTATTCCGGCCAAAGCTAATCCAATGAAAAAGCCGCAGATGGCGCCGTTAACGCGAATCCATTGAATATCCCCGCCGATCTTGTCTTCCATCATTTCAATCAAAGTCTCGTTATCCAGCTTATCCAGATTTTCTTGAACCAGCTGTCCGATTTTGCTGTGATTTTGTTCCAAATACCCGATGATCCGCTGCTGAATCCAGGCTTCTCCCCGCTGCACCGTTTCCGGATTCTCTTTGATCGAATCCACCAGCTTGGTTAGAAGCGGAATCACATGAACCGGAATAAAATCCGGCCGTTCCACGAACTCCTCCGCTTGCTTGCGAAGCCGCTGCATAAGCTGAACCAGCTTATCCTCGATAGCAAAGAACGCAGGCAGCTGCGCCTTCCAAGCCTCCAGCTCCGCCAGGAGCGTCGGGTTATACTCCAGCTTTTGCAGCTCTGAGCGTATCGCCTGGAGCATAGACTCACGTCGTGGGTGATCCAAAGTGCGAAGCTGCTCCGTATAAGAAAGAATGAAATTCTGCAGGATGGAGCCGAGCTTTTCTTCATTGACCATGCCGATAAAAGCATTCACGGCAAACTGCATGAATCCGTTCGTCTGCAGACCTTCAAAAGCCTTTAGCGCCATGGCCCCGAGCTGCAGCTGGGTCTCTTCCTTCGCCGCCCATGCATCGACTTTGTCGAGGATAAAATCAAACGCCTTCTCATCATAGTTATGGGCGGTAATGCGCTCTACAATCGTGCGAAGCAGGCGGGACGTATCCACACCCTGGATCGCTTTGTCAATTTCCTTGGCTATGACAGGAACCAGATTCTCCAGGTCAACAGCCTGAATAGCCTGCCTGCTCAGATGGACAAGTCCTTGCTGCAAAGCCTCATTATGGAAGTTCTTTTCAGCCAGCTCCAAGCCTCTCTTCAGGAATTGAATCTGCTGGAGGCGCATGCTAATCGTCTCTTTGGAGAGGAGCTGATTTTCAACAGTTGAAACCAGCGCCTTGGTAATTTTCTCTCTATTGTTGGGCAGCAAAGCCGTATGCGGAATCGGAATGCCGAGCGGATGGCGAAATAAGGCCGTGACGGCAAACCAGTCCGCTAGTCCGCCGACGACTCCTGCCTCAAAACCACCCTGCAGCAGGATTTTCATCGTAGAGGGTTCAAGCGGCAGTGTCGCTGCAAATCCTGCACCCATAATACCCAGGGATATGGTTGCAATATGTTTAACTTCATCTTTCATTGACGTATACATCTCTTTCTGCTCCAAATTTAGGTGAAGCGATCAGCAGCTGGAAGC includes:
- a CDS encoding HD domain-containing protein — encoded protein: MSLEHTFTSGRIWEPLYQWEKHPLPVEVELFQSAPVRRLKFLFHFGASALFSPIVHSRLEHTIGVWSLMVHFFPDKPLLRIAALLHDIGHLPFSHAVEKTLGFDHHMNTAELIESSCIANILIKHGVSPASIISILNEDSPLSTQTPLLGLDHLDSFLRDTFAAGQYLILPSELVRKLSFRGDFLEAELDAVIPLVTAIVNDHHMFLQPKFLAMDALLAKAVVHHCEAHPGARLLLPGLVDRELIQELQQSSDAIARDVIQVLQYEPHRILISDEPARGSIQVKICKLYKKEPLVDGLPASEVIPEAADKLAELNHLAASYFFTYS
- a CDS encoding thymidine kinase; protein product: MAKLYFRYGTMNSGKSIEVLRVAHNYEEQGKKVLLFTPSIDDRFGMGMVKSRIGMQKEAIVVDEHLDMRVVAAAERPNCVLVDEAQFLQPYQVKQLIDIVDDLNIPVMAYGLRADFLGQLFPGSSQLLAVADTIEEIKTVCWYCDKKAIMNMRCKDGKPIFHGEQIHIGGNESYIPVCRKCYASKKKIFLETLKGLSL
- a CDS encoding M23 family metallopeptidase, yielding MKLIWGKKAFTLMIIPGANRRTVRIKLPQSSLYLVPGLMLLVLGGFCFTIYWQNVQSIQTKNSLQQAYSGQEQKLTSQIADQNKELVELQANLIEMSHQTEAFQAKLEEIKQLRNVAELMTSSESAHKEKSQHVGGTTSPVTPENAAALATGTKQGLTLLVHDMNDIVTSLKESEKQIVEAQHLKSITPTIWPIASRTITSGFGIRSDPFTQKPSMHTGLDIDGELNDPVYATAEGTVLLSTWDTDHGNHIVIDHTRGIKTEYLHLNKMLVSRGAKVVKGQLIGLVGSTGRSTGTHLHYEVRVNDVPVNPRPYLLSDRKDEP
- a CDS encoding polymer-forming cytoskeletal protein, coding for MLGNKNKTNPKTTDTLIGGCTICEGKVISEASLRIEGQMNGDIECAGDITIGENAVVQSSIHARDVILAGKVNGNIHTKGKLTVLSTGVLIGNIDVRSFVIQEGGIFQGSSMMNLTAHGADLAGSGKVVDAIAHKQKNEKSAAAAGG
- a CDS encoding DUF445 domain-containing protein — encoded protein: MYTSMKDEVKHIATISLGIMGAGFAATLPLEPSTMKILLQGGFEAGVVGGLADWFAVTALFRHPLGIPIPHTALLPNNREKITKALVSTVENQLLSKETISMRLQQIQFLKRGLELAEKNFHNEALQQGLVHLSRQAIQAVDLENLVPVIAKEIDKAIQGVDTSRLLRTIVERITAHNYDEKAFDFILDKVDAWAAKEETQLQLGAMALKAFEGLQTNGFMQFAVNAFIGMVNEEKLGSILQNFILSYTEQLRTLDHPRRESMLQAIRSELQKLEYNPTLLAELEAWKAQLPAFFAIEDKLVQLMQRLRKQAEEFVERPDFIPVHVIPLLTKLVDSIKENPETVQRGEAWIQQRIIGYLEQNHSKIGQLVQENLDKLDNETLIEMMEDKIGGDIQWIRVNGAICGFFIGLALAGIKLLF